agacttcgagggtacgatcttgaccgcttggcgagagccggcctcttggagtcggccttctcgtggccggcttctcggagccggccctcccacggctttcttcatgagggctagagtcgggccgccttccgatagtcggcttggaggacagccggcaaggggaaggcggccccatgtcttggattcttgagggccgaatcggcttgtaattttttcagaagggccagggggagccggctaggctacccgtggtcatttactacgacaaggaggagctgcgggaagccggggatattgcggctgggaaacccttcatgttacggaggaagttcggagatcctcggtatgcccctctggatcggctgttgaGTTCAGTAGatgcgtactccctccgtccgccaaAGAGTGGACGTCTGGGTTTTCTAAGACAAAATAAGGATTTTGTAAAAAAGCCCTCCCACCACTCAATTAAGGCGCCACACCTCTGCTACTGCTTCGATTCCTGCAGCAGTAAATGAGAAGGGAGAAGTAAAACAGAACTTTACCAATAGAATTTTGCTCCCGCCACAGTACTTCCCGCCAGCAACAACTAGTACTAAAAATTAGAGGCGCCAGATTACAGAAATTAGAGGCGCCAAGTTTACAATTTCAGTAGATGAAGCGTCTGTTCCCAGCTATAAAGCCAGCACAGTTGCACCAAGTaaaacaacacacacacagacCATGGCCATTGACTTGAATATAGCACCAGGAGAGGGAGAAGATGAACATGAGCCTCCCTTGCATGAGGAAGTGCTCCAGTTTGGTCATCACTTCGATCTGAACATGAACCCAGGTACATCTTGATCATCTTTTCATTTGTTCCTCTTGAACATGTGCACATGCTGATGTTTCTTCTTCACCGTAGAGGACGAACATGAGGCTGCCTTGCTTGAAGAACCCCAGGTTGGTTTTGAGCCTCACTTGCATGAAGAAGTACTCCAGGCCGGCCATCAATTCGCTGGAGAAGATGAACATGAGCCTCCCTTGCATGAAGAAGTACCACTGGCTGGACATCACTTCGATCTGAACATGAACCATGGTACATCTTGACCATATGCACATGTTCAATTCTTCTGCATACTGTAGCTAATCCTGATGGTGTCTTCATGTAGAACATGAGGCCGACATTGCCCATGAAGAAGAGGAACATGAGGCCGATGTTGCCCATGGAGAAGAGGACCTGCATGAATCAGATGAATCAGGTTAGTAAAACAATTTAGTTAGCACATTTGAATGTTTAATTATGATCTTATTCAACTACTCACATAACCTCACCTTGTAGACGATGAACTTGAAGACCATGGTGGTTTTTTCCAGAGCATGGAAGAGGAAGTGCAAGCAATGGATGAAGCTCTAGATAACCTTCATGTTGACCCGGAGGACTATGGTGTGTATGCCGGAGATATAGAGATTCAGTTTGACGAAGAAGAGCTTGATGATTCAGAACCGCATGAAGCCATGTACGATTCAGCACCAGATGAAGACATGGATGTGGAGCAAGAAGATAATGAACAAGTTCATAATGAAGACAAATACAAGAATTTAACAA
The sequence above is a segment of the Triticum dicoccoides isolate Atlit2015 ecotype Zavitan chromosome 1A, WEW_v2.0, whole genome shotgun sequence genome. Coding sequences within it:
- the LOC119309520 gene encoding uncharacterized protein LOC119309520; this encodes MVFKFIVYKVLFSMGNIGLMFLFFMGNVGLMFYMKTPSGLATVCRRIEHVHMVKMYHGSCSDRSDVQPVVLLHAREAHVHLLQRIDGRPGVLLHASEAQNQPGVLQARQPHVRPLR